A section of the candidate division KSB1 bacterium genome encodes:
- a CDS encoding TlpA family protein disulfide reductase: protein MKTKALFIIPILFALSLETEAVNPTRGILNQKAPSWEVSAWFQLPEDKKSLDVADFKDKVIYLYCFQSWCPGCHKYGFPTLKEVIKQYKNDKDVAIVAVQTTFEGFSSNGIEQAKEVAKKYKLNIPIGQSGTRGHRSKLMASYRTGGTPWTIIIDKQGVVRYNDFHIYPNDAAKLIERLKQT, encoded by the coding sequence ATGAAAACCAAAGCGCTTTTTATCATCCCAATACTTTTTGCATTATCATTAGAAACAGAAGCCGTTAACCCCACACGTGGAATCTTAAATCAAAAGGCGCCTTCCTGGGAAGTTTCAGCTTGGTTTCAATTACCTGAGGATAAGAAATCTTTGGATGTAGCCGACTTTAAGGACAAAGTGATTTACTTGTACTGTTTCCAATCGTGGTGTCCGGGATGTCACAAGTATGGCTTTCCGACTCTTAAAGAAGTTATCAAACAATACAAAAATGATAAAGACGTTGCCATTGTCGCCGTGCAAACTACTTTTGAGGGTTTTTCTTCCAACGGCATTGAACAGGCCAAAGAAGTAGCCAAAAAGTATAAGTTAAACATACCCATTGGACAGAGCGGCACCCGCGGCCATCGGTCCAAGCTTATGGCCAGCTACCGTACCGGCGGAACGCCCTGGACAATTATCATAGACAAGCAAGGGGTTGTGCGCTATAACGATTTTCATATTTATCCGAACGATGCCGCGAAATTGATCGAACGCCTGAAGCAAACCTAG